The proteins below are encoded in one region of Triticum aestivum cultivar Chinese Spring chromosome 1B, IWGSC CS RefSeq v2.1, whole genome shotgun sequence:
- the LOC123107086 gene encoding uncharacterized protein, with translation MRKGALALYLLLLLAFASHGVWCAAAARSAVAEEDAAHHDLRPHHHETQEGRMQTARKVGRMAGGSGEASGRNTGGAADTGPHNTKNGGTVALPAASTSALALVFTATVLPSTLSF, from the exons ATGAGGAAAGGCGCTCTCGCTCTCTacctcctcctgctcctcgcctTTGCTTCCCATGGCGTATGGTGTGCAGCAGCTGCAAGGAGCGCCGTGGCCGAGGAGGATGCAGCACATCATGATCTGAGGCCTCATCACCACG AAACCCAAGAGGGGAGGATGCAGACTGCCAGGAAGGTTGGGCGCATGGCAGGCGGCTCTGGGGAAGCCAGTGGTAGGAACACCGGTGGCGCCGCAGACACAGGGCCGCACAACACCAAGAACGGCGGCACTGTGGCCCTGCCGGCCGCGTCGACCTCTGCTTTGGCGCTGGTTTTCACAGCTACCGTCCTTCCCTCGACGCTCAGCTTCTGA
- the LOC123107073 gene encoding uncharacterized protein, whose product MLHIEVPSCNMRKHTLALFLLLLTFASHGAWCAAAARSAMAEDAARHHLRPHHHGKRLLEIQAPRKVGHATGGSGGSSGAGRSGGGGTDTRPHNSKNGGAMAALPAPATSLLALVLTATILLSAHSF is encoded by the exons ATGCTCCACATCGAAGTTCCATCTTGCAACATGAGGAAACACACTCTCGCCCTCTTCCTCCTGCTCCTCACCTTTGCCTCCCATGGGGCATGGTGCGCAGCAGCAGCGCGAAGCGCCATGGCTGAGGATGCAGCTCGTCATCATCTGAGGCCTCATCACCATG GCAAGAGGCTCCTGGAGATACAGGCTCCCAGGAAGGTCGGGCACGCGACAGGTGGATCCGGAGGCAGCAGCGGCGCCGGCAGGAGCGGTGGCGGCGGCACGGACACAAGGCCACACAACAGCAAGAATGGCGGTGCCATGGCGGCGCTGCCAGCTCCAGCGACCTCCCTCCTGGCGCTGGTTCTCACCGCTACCATTCTTCTCTCGGCGCACAGCTTCTGA